The Plasmodium yoelii strain 17X genome assembly, chromosome: 4 genome has a window encoding:
- a CDS encoding PIR protein, with protein sequence MSKELCDIINGADNNFVDDPNKPREHDSMSYYNIYCLDSECDTYDKIVISTFITLLNLFDGISDEDFESDKLAEYAILWLSHKLNQKTESEIITLNNFYTFYIGDNSQYKDNISTIKKINKDIIEKQISSMDIDIKDISNFYDAFKSLCNMYSEFDPAKSTECKTCLENAGELFEKYEKLKNALNINKGSSYYKLLSSLSNDYKIFENKYNNKCNNDSQFVACPRSSVTKNIIIPIAIIFVAASILLVVSYKYSLFGFRKRAQKQHLREKLKK encoded by the exons atgtctAAGGAATTG TGTGATATAATTAATGGGgctgataataattttgttgaTGATCCGAACAAACCGAGAGAACATGATTCTATGagttattataatatttattgcCTTGATAGTGAATGTGATACTTATGACAAAATAGTTATTTCTACTTTTATAACATTACTAAATCTATTTGATGGTATTAGTGATGAAGATTTTGAGAGTGATAAACTTGCTGAATAcgctattttatggttaagtcacaaattaaatcaaaaaacaGAAAGTGAAATCATCACattaaacaatttttatactttCTATATAGGAGACAATAGTCAATATAAGGATAATATATCTACTATTAAAAAGATTAATAAGGATATTATAGAAAAACAAATAAGCTCGATGGATAtagatattaaagatatatctaatttttatgatgcatttaaatcattatgtaacatgtataGTGAATTTGATCCAGCAAAAAGTACTGAATGCAAGACATGTTTAGAAAATGCTGGAGAATtgtttgaaaaatatgaaaaacttaaaaatgctttaaatattaataaaggaaGTTCTTATTATAAACTATTGTCtagtttatcaaatgattataaaatttttgaaaataaatataataataaatgtaataatgACTCACAATTTGTAGCTTGTCCACGAAGTTCAGTAacaaaaaacataataattccaattgcaattatatttgttgcagcatcaattttattggtagtttcttataag
- a CDS encoding PIR protein, whose translation MLTSRVCKEFDSLREKIPDELDDTESYMSTSGTLTLYCPDKQCKTYNNIVNGGCLWLLDTFYGGKTVFSYYADGKIGIVVYIMMWLGYKLNQKLNSQFPNINKFYDKDMKSFYEYTKKINDVDGYSSYNDLINKHNYVLDIPNENMSKFYDAFKSLCKLYTECDDNDSNYNSYLEKTEEFVKKYEQLKKDFDITKDDPYGKLFSILSKDYDNLKNKCSYFPPLLTYSLISIALIFVAIPIFLGISYKYSLFGFRKRFQKQKLREKIKNIMKKMIH comes from the exons ATGTTAACTAGTAGAGTG TGTAAAGAGTTTGATAGTTTGAGGGAGAAAATTCCCGATGAATTGGATGATACTGAAAGTTATATGTCTACAAGTGGAACGCTCACGTTGTACTGTCCTGATAAACAATGTAAAACTTATAACAATATAGTTAACGGTGGGTGCTTATGGTTATTAGATACATTTTATGGTGGTAAAACAGTTTTTTCGTATTATGCAGATGGCAAGATTGGTAttgttgtatatattatgatgtGGTTAGGCtataaattaaatcaaaaGTTAAACAGTCAATTCcccaatataaataaattttacgATAAAGATATGAAAAGTTTCTATGAGTAtacaaagaaaataaatgatgTTGATGGTTATAGTAGTTATAACGATcttataaataaacataacTATGTGTTAGATATTCCTAATGAAaatatgtctaaattttatgatgcatttaaatcattatgtaaattGTATACTGAATGTGATGACAACGATTCAAATTACAATAGTTATTTAGAAAAGACTGaagaatttgttaaaaaatatgaacaactTAAGAAAGATTTTGATATTACTAAAGACGATCCATATGGTAAactattttcaatattatcaaaggattatgataatttaaaaaataaatgtagtTATTTTCCACCTCTTCTAACTTATTCACTAATTTCAATTGCacttatatttgttgcaataccaatttttttgggaatttcttataag tattcattatttggatttcggaaacgatttcaaaaacaaaaattaagagaaaaaataaaaaatataatgaagaaaatgattcattaa